Sequence from the Nothobranchius furzeri mitochondrion, complete genome genome:
GGGTATGTACTTCCATGAGGACAAATATCATTTTGAGGTGCTACAGTAATCACTAACCTTCTCTCAGCAATCCCATACATTGGAAACAACCTTGTCCAATGGATTTGAGGGGACTTCTCAGTTAATAACGCCACTCTCACCCGCTTTTTTGCTTTCCATTTTTTGCTTCCTTTTATTATTTTAGCAACAACTATAATTCACCTTATCTTCCTACATGAAACGGGCTCTAATAACCCCACGGGTATCACAACGGACTCGGATAAAATCACCTTTCACCCCTACTTCTCATATAAAGATCTATTAGGTTTTGCTATTTTAATCATACTTCTAGTATCACTATCCCTTTTTGCTCCTAACCTTCTAGGGGACCCTGAAAACTTTACCCCTGCTAATCCTCTAGTCACACCACCCCACATTAAACCAGAATGGTATTTTCTGTTTGCCTATGCTATCCTCCGATCTATTCCTAATAAACTAGGGGGAGTTATTGCCCTCTTTGCCTCCATCCTAGTTTTATTCTGTGTCCCTCTCCTCCACACCTCGAAACAACGATCCCTCACATTCCGCCCCCTTGGGCAGGTCTTGTTTTGACTATTAGTGGGAGATATTATCACCCTAACATGAATTGGAGGAATACCTGTCGAACACCCTTACATCATCATTGGACAAATTGCATCACTAATCTACTTTATAATCTTACTAATTTTCATACCCGCTCTTAACTTGTATGAAAATAAAATTTGATGATAAGTACTCATAGCTTAAATAAAGCATTAGTTTTGTAAACTAAAAATGAAGGTTAAACCCCATCTTAGTACTAAACAGAAGTTTTAATCTTGTCTTTGTACTCAAAACCAAAATTCACCCAACCCACCCCATATACTGGGGTCTAAATATCTGAAAGCTTTCAGCTACAAACATATCAAACTTCACCCATCTCTGCCAGGGGGGGGGGGGGGGGGGCTTGCAGCTGGTGGAGCGAGACACCCCCCTCCGCCCCAAATCTGCCAGCAATTTTACTCTCCCAAGACCTCTTATGATTCGCCTACCTCCGAGTTCGAAAAGGCCGCCAGAATCCGCCATAAAAAGGGGGGAAAAGGTTACCTAAGAAAAAATCTTTTACTTTTTTTTACTTTTTTTGTTAGGGTTTTCCTCTTGGCCTCGGAAGGGGACTTCCTATTTTTCGCAGGATTCTGCCAATTGGGTCTAGGCGTCAAGTACTTGTATGTCATATCATCATTAAATGATATGCATCATTTAAACGATGGTGCTATAAAAGCACCATAGAATAATCCCTACCTAACTATTTTTACCCATTCAGGCGACAAAACTGGATGCAACAAGCACGGGCGCCTGATTTGTTTAATCCTTGTTCTACCTATTGGGCTGTGCGTTTAATTCACATATACCAGGACTCAAGCACTCTGCAAGTCAGTACCGTTGCACAGTAAGAAACCAGCAACAGGTTGATTTCTTAAGGTGAAACGTCATTGATGGTCAGGGATCGAACTCGTGGGGGTCGCTCTTTCTCACATTTTTCCTAGCATTTGGTTCCTACTTCAGGGCCATTGATTGATAATCACTCCCCTACTCAATGCCTATCCAAGAGGCATTTGATTAATGGCGGTATACCACGGCGGGAGCACCCCCCAAGCCGGGCGTTCTTTTCCAGTGGCTATAGTTCTTTTTTCTTTTTTTTTCCTTTCTATAGACTTCTCACAGTGTCAGTAATCTATGATTGAAAGGTGGAACTAATCCTAGGAATTAAATGTTATAGGTGAGAGTTGGAATGGATGTCTTTGAAGGTTTGCTTAATTGATATTTAAAGCATAACAAGTGCTCTATCTAGACGAGTTTCCTTGAAGTGAGTTTCAGAGAATCCTATTGGGTTTTCCCCCCCTTCCCCCCCAATTCCAAATAAACCATTCATCACACACCCTATGAAAATAAAATCTACAATTTCGAAAAGAAATAAAATTTTAATCTAAAATCTTAATGCTAAACATTAAAAAATCGCACTTAAATAAAAATCTTAAAAATGAGGTAGCCTACAAATTTATCAGTACAGAACTTGGAAATACCTCACACCCTAAAACAGAATAAATGAGCGCAAGCAAGTTAAAAATCCACAATTTTAAAAAACTTTACAAGACTGAAATCTGAAAAAACACCTCATCACCTACAACTACACCCCCCCCATAACTGTCATTTTTAACACATATTAACAAAATTTTCAAGTAATTTTCAACCGCCTCCCTGCTACTCCAGTAAATTAACACATCAGATCATATTGTTTCTTAAATCCTTGCTCTAGTTAATCATGATCACAATTGCATTTAACATCAGACCATTAAGAAGAACTACTTTAGAATACCTCAACAGTTGCAACCTCCTTCAAAACCTACCTAGCACCAATAATTTAAAAGACCTTTTCACTCACATTCTCACACATCCATTTTGCACCCTCTCTCGCAATCTTTTACTACTTTAACAACAACTATAACCCACCTCTTCTCCCCTAACAGATCAACAACCCCTACAAACCAAAACGATGTCTTCTATCACATTAACCCTTCAACCACGACAATGACCAGAGACCACTTCTCTCAGCCCTAAATTTGCCTTATACCTGTCTTTCCTCTACACCTCAAGACAACAATCCTACACTCTACCCCAGCAAGTGGTACTTACTTCTAATAAACGTATACTTTCCAGTATAAATCAAATTCACATCTACCATACACCCTTATATGAATATAATTACATTCTACCGGATGAACTACATCACCAAATCATTTCACACCCCCACTATTATACGCTCACTCTTGACCTGTAAAAGGCCCTCAAAAATCTACATTAATAATTTAACGGTAAAAAAATGCTTTATGATACCTCAAACCCCGCTTACAATCAGAAAAAAAGAATTTTAATCTCTATCCCTGACTCCCAAAGCCAGAATTTTACTTAAACTATTTTCTGCCATCGGGGGGGGGGGGGGGCTTGCAGCTGGTGGAGCGAGACACCCCCCTCCACCCCAAATCTGCCAGCAATTTTACTCTCCCGAGACCTCTTATGATTCGCCTACCTCCGAGTTCGAAAAGGCCGCCAGAATCCGCCATAAAAAGGGGGGAAAAGGTTACCTAAGAAAAAATCTTTTACTTTTTTTTACTTTTTTTGTTAGGGTTTTCCTCTTGGCCTCGGAAGGGGACTTCCTATTTTTCGCAGGATTCTGCCAATTGGGTCTAGGCGTCAAGTACTTGTATGTCATATCATCATTAAATGATATGCATCATTTAAACGATGGTGCTATAAAAGCACCATAGAATAATCCCTACCTAACTATTTTTACCCATTCAGGCGACAAAACTGGATGCAACAAGCACGGGCGCCTGATTTGTTTAATCCTTGTTCTACCTATTGGCTGTGCGTTTAATTCACATATACCAGGACTCAAGCACTCTGCAAGTCAGTACCGTTGCACAGTAAGAAACCAGCAACAGGTTGATTTCTTAAGGTGAAACGTCATTGATGGTCAGGGATCGAACTCGTGGGGGTCGCTCTTTCTCACATTTTTCCTAGCATTTGGTTCCTACTTCAGGGCCATTGATTGATAATCACTCCCCTACTCAATGCCTATCCAAGAGGCATTTGATTAATGGCGGTATACCACGGCGGGAGCACCCCCCAAGCCGGGCGTTCTTTTCCAGTGGCTATAGTTCTTTTTTCTTTTTTTTTCCTTTCTATAGACTTCTCACAGTGTCAGTAATCTATGATTGAAAGGTGGAACTAATCCTAGGAATTAAATGTTATAGGTGAGAGTTGGAATGGATGTCTTTGAAGGTTTGCTTAATTGATATTTAAAGCATAACAAGTGCTCTATCTAGACGAGTTTCCTTGAAGTGAGTTTCAGAGAATCCTATTGGGTTTTCCCCCCCTGGCCCCCCCCCCAAAATACTACCATCTATGAAAACTAGAAGCAAAATCTTCAGTTTTCAGAACAAAAGGACAGAAAAATAAGTCAATTAACCCGATAAATCAAAATAGAACCTCACACGTGAATAAAATATGCAAAATAAGCACCTGTAAATTAAGCAAGCATGCTGAACCTCTTTTCCACACCATCAACTAAATCTGATATAAAAATAAACAATTGAATACTCCAAATTCCTGCCAGGACTTTAACCAGGAC
This genomic interval carries:
- the CYTB gene encoding cytochrome b — its product is MANLRKTHPLIKIANDSLIDLPTPSNISAWWNFGSLLGLCLISQIITGLFLAMHYTSDISTAFSSVVHICRDVNYGWLIRNIHANGASFFFICIYLHVGRGLYYGSYLYKETWNLGVILLLLLMMTAFVGYVLPWGQMSFWGATVITNLLSAIPYIGNNLVQWIWGDFSVNNATLTRFFAFHFLLPFIILATTMIHLIFLHETGSNNPTGITTDSDKITFHPYFSYKDLLGFAILIMLLVSLSLFAPNLLGDPENFTPANPLVTPPHIKPEWYFLFAYAILRSIPNKLGGVIALFASILVLFCVPLLHTSKQRSLTFRPLGQVLFWLLVGDIITLTWIGGMPVEHPYIIIGQIASLIYFMILLIFMPALNLYENKIWW